ccagatttatacgagactttcgtcggactgaaatacatcgaagaagaagacgatgaggttttcacggccgaagagatcgaggagatatgtggggcaatgagaggagaagctcacatggttcaaccgggagaaggcacaagcaccgcggaggtgctatatgtggggccaaacgccaagcttcgAAATTGGGAGGCCACACCGTTCCCAACTaggcaggagtccgggtagacctgtcctgccacctttcctgcatcacgcgTTATCCCCAGGATGTAACTCGGATATTTTTCCTTCAGTTTCTTGCTTTGAATTCCTGAAATATAAACtttgttatcttccaaattctaagaaataaaaatcagtgttttctcatttttcctttattctgattttttgttatttatcttttctttcagttataataatgcgactttaaataatatgacatgcttgcggacttcacgcccagatcacaacgagctgtttaattgtgaaataatgaaccaagagtcagaatatgacgaagaagaggcttttagggaaataaatcgagaatgggaacactttgagaataaacctaagccgaatctgaatgacactgaaccggttaatttgggaactcctgaagaaatccgagagaccaaaataagcattcacacggacgagaaaacgCAAAActcgataattcaactcctttttgaatttaaagatgtgtttgcttagtcatacgatgacatgccaggattaggtgttgacctagtggtgcataaatttccaatccaccctgattgtcctccagttcatcaaaagcagagaaagttcaaaactgacgtcagtgacaagattaaagaagaaatcaccaagcagttgaaaacgagagtaattcgggtagtccagtacaccacgtggttggcgaatgtagttccagtgccgaaaaaagataggaagactcgggtatgtgtggattattgAGATTTGaatagggcgagtcccaaagacaatttcccattgcccaacatccacatccttgttgataattgtgccaaacatgagatacagtctttcgtagattgttacgctgggtatcatcaggtgttgatggatgaagaagacgccgagaagactgccttcactacaccttggggcacttactgttatcgggttatgccattcggcctgaagaatgctggggcaacttacatgagagccatgactgctatttttcatgacatgatgcatcaagaaatctaggtgtatgtggacgacgtgatagtcaagtccaagaCTCGGGataatcatatccaagacttgaggaaattcttcgagagactgagaaagtatgacttgaagctgaacccggccaaatgcgctttcggagtcccatcaggcaagcttttgggtttcatagtaagcagaagaggtatcgaattagatccaacaaagataaaatctatcagagatctacctcccccaagaacgaagaaagacgtgatgagtctattgggcaggttaaactatatcagccgattcattgcccagctgactagcacgtgtgagcccatattcaagctattgaggaaggatgcatcgatcaaatggacggctgagtgtcaagaagcttttgacaagatcaaagaatatatttcaaatcccccagttttggtcccgccagagctagAGAGAcatctgttcttgtatctgacagtcttggaaaattctttcggttgcatcCTCGggaaacatgacataaccggaaagaaggagcaggcgatctattacttgagcaagaaattcaccggctacgaggctaagtacactttgctggaaagaacgtgttgtgctttgacgtgggttgctaaaaaattgagacattatctccaagctcacactacttacctcataagcaggttggattctttgaagtacatatttcagaaaccaatgcctactggaagactagccaagtggcaaatcttgcttactgaatttgacatagtctatgtcacccgcacggcaatgaaagcccaggcattagtggatcatttggccgagaacccggttgatgaggaataccaaccgtTGAATActtattttccggatgaagaaataaacaccgtagaagtagtctcggaaaacgctcatgtttggaagatgtactttgatggggccgtaaacgccaaaggtgtaggaatcggggcaattttgatctcaccctctggtcagcactatcctgctaTAGCTAGACTGcgcttcttttgcacgaacaatacaactgaatatgaagcctgcatcatgggcatgcatatggcgatcgatcaggatgttgaagatttattgattatgggggattctgacctgattatccggcaagcccaaggtgaatgggaaactcgggatgtcaagcttattccttactgacagcacgtggaggacctcggcaagcgtttcaaatcaatagagttcaggtatatcccgcggtgtcacaatgaactagcagatgcacttgctaccttagcttcaatgttaccctacccaggcaatgcccacgtcgatcccttggaaatccaaatcagggaaagacacggttactgtaatgtaatcgaggcaggatcacgtacacagccatggtaccatgatatcaagaggttcttgaagacacaagaataccccaaacatgctactggagaccaaaagaggactatcaggcggcatgcatgaggtttctttttgagcggtgaggtACTATATAAAAGGACCCCAgacctcaatttgttaagatgtgttgacaccgAGGAAGCGGGAAAGATCATGCATAAAATACATGCAGGAgtgtgcgggccccacatgaacgggtatgttttggaaaagaaaatccttcgagcaggttattactggataaccatggaaaaggactgttttagcttcgttcgaaagtgtcatcagtgccaggtgcatggtgatttgattcatgcacctcccacagaattGCATctcatgtctgcaccttggccatttgttgcctggggcatggatgtcattggtccgatcaagccgaaggcctcaaatggacacagattcatattggttgctatcgactacttcactaaatgggtagaagctgtcactctcaaatcagtcactaagaagtctgtggtggattttgtacattcaaatcttatctgtcgtttcggtattcctgcaactatcatcacagataacgcaacaaacctgaatagtcacttgatgggagatatatgcgagcagttcaagataatgcataggaactccactccttatcggcccaaggccaatggagCTGTtaaagcagcaaacaagaacatcaagaagattttgaggaaggcgatccagagttcccgacaatggcatgaacagttacccttcgcattgctgggatatcgcacGACAGTgcgcacatcagtaggggcaaccccttactTGTTAGTTTATGGGAcagaggctgtgataccagcagaggtagaaattccttcgctccgaaccattgtcgaagcaggaattgaagatagcgagtgggttaagactcgattggagcaactgactttgattgacgagaagcaAATGGTTGCGGTTTGTCACGGGTAATTGTACCAACAAaaaatggcccgtgcttacaacaagaaagtacgacccaggaattttgaagtgggtcaactggtattaaggcgcattctgccacatcaccaggaagcgaaaggaaaatttgctcctaattggaaaggcccatatatcatcaggaagatattgccgagaggagcattgtatctgggcgatattgaaggaaatgatcctaaaacagcagtgaatgcggatgcagtcaaaaggtactatgtttgagtttacttcggtgatattttggcacatttgagatgatgaaggatTTATCCccactacccaaacactatcaactttCTCCACAAGCCTTatgagccggttacatttctttggctaccttaccaaaaaaaaaaattttttgaTTGGCCTGAaatacgtctgacttgattccgaaaggatacataggcagcctctctctggggttcagtcacaccaaaaataaaatccaatttaccctgaaattgaaaccggggcacaccaAATGGCTTAGAAGTTGCAGTTTCATCTACCATTcttttaccaagcacaagtccttcggatcaatcgCCAAAGGCAGGGGAAGCCGAGAGACATCAAGATTGAAGGCCGACACAttcaaattgagagaaataaaatgagagagtcttgtcggtgaaaaccttcgggcatcgtgaggcgacgggagtagagaaatcgaaaatgagagagcttgtttagtaaaaactcacaaagagtgctatcaagcgacaacaagaagagaaatgagagaggttgactagcgaaaacccgcaaagggcgctgtcggccaaaaagatgattccacctcagaaagtcttggcaaagttccaccggtttggaaactTAGATCCgctttggttcatgaggaaatgcaagttcgtgaaggtcaggcgtccagtccaaaaagcatgtcatgtcaatttaaagtcagcatgtcttcctcagataagtctttcttgtcccgaaagggacacttctcttttaaatttgttttctccgttctttgttttacttttctttgaatccctttcatttttaaccccaagttccaaatatactggaaagaataggtggtaggaccggtttcacggagctccgtttagtaagaagtaaataccccgcttcagtggtacgTCTGTCCAGTCCCGATTGATCACGATGTTGGTTGCCTTCGAAGTAAAGCCACACACacccacacacacaaaaaaaagaataaaaaatcgACAAATCCCCACTaggtctccctttgtacaaattccaacagggtctccctttgtaaaaatccccacagagcctcccttgTAAAAATCTCAGTCTGCCCCAGctaatccccaacgagtctgccttgtaccaaatccccacagagtctccccaataaaaatccccactgagtctacctcggtaaaaatccccaagcagaatgggatggaagaaccaaagccttacacgggcaaatcatcacaaaatccagGAATGCGATTTTGAGCAGTTTTAAAAAGAGTTTCGCCTGTTGAATCCAAccaatggcagagtttctcaacaggaataaggacgggacaaagcaattggaacaatcaaggccatcgaaccaaccaccattttcaaactggcaattgttctttgtttggaaaattgaaacaggtgtgatccaaagcaaccgtgcaagaagtaggtgtcgcccaaaaagaaaagaaatacatgagtgcaagaaacagctttgcaataaggaatctacccaaaagggaagtttccccaaaattctctcctgcattttactaagcaaaaataataataataaaaaaaaagtaagaagaaaacccaaaaggggggggggagttagttagaatccccaattttctgtaagccagcattagggctctaatccctgaactGAGTATTTCTTCtgttagctgacattagggcttcaatccctgagttga
This genomic stretch from Nicotiana sylvestris chromosome 9, ASM39365v2, whole genome shotgun sequence harbors:
- the LOC138877290 gene encoding uncharacterized protein; its protein translation is MHRNSTPYRPKANGAVKAANKNIKKILRKAIQSSRQWHEQLPFALLGYRTTVRTSVGATPYLLVYGTEAVIPAEVEIPSLRTIVEAGIEDSEWVKTRLEQLTLIDEKQMVAVCHG